Proteins encoded by one window of Glycine soja cultivar W05 chromosome 15, ASM419377v2, whole genome shotgun sequence:
- the LOC114387585 gene encoding uncharacterized protein LOC114387585, producing MASSLGQFKKKQNPRIETTFKLPADIPVWPPGGGFATSIIDLGGGLLVSQISTFNKVWTTYEGGPNNLGATFFEPTGLSEGFFMLGCYCQPNNKPLHGWVLVGKDNSSTLNGALAKPVDYKLVWNTKSLKIKQDGQGYIWLPIAPEGYKPVGHVVTTSPEKPSLDKIRCVRSDLTDECTTCHSMKLWRTENKRFNVYDVRPIKRGIEAQGVSVGTFLAQSGGGTNSKALPISCLKNTKGSFSYMPNLSQIKAMIKAYSPYMYLHPMEEYLPSSVDWFFTNGAVLIEKRKGVIRESSIEPNGSNLPQGGSNDDDDVTYWLDLPLDETKRVSIKKGDLASSQAYVHVKPMLGGTFTDIVMWIFYPFNGGARAKVACTNIPLRTKGEHVGDWEHLTLRVSNFNGELWRVYFSQHSEGKWVDASELEFQNGNRPAAYSSLHGHALFPKPGLVMQGMRGLGVRNDAARSDAVMDMATWFEIVAAEYLGSQIREPPWLNYWMNWGPKEGPKGPKQKDMWKGDER from the exons ATGGCGAGTTCTCTTGGCCAATTCAAGAAAAAGCAAAATCCACGCATTGAAACCACATTTAAGCTTCCTGCTGATATACCAGTCTGGCCACCAG GTGGTGGATTTGCAACCAGCATCATAGACCTTGGTGGTGGGTTGCTAGTGTCacaaatttcaacattcaacaaGGTTTGGACTACCTATGAAGGTGGACCAAACAATCTAGGGGCCACTTTTTTTGAACCAACAGGTCTATCTGAAGGGTTCTTTATGCTGGGATGTTACTGCCAACCCAACAACAAGCCTCTTCATGGTTGGGTTCTTGTGGGGAAAGATAACTCTTCAACCTTAAATGGAGCTTTAGCCAAACCAGTTGATTACAAATTGGTATGGAACACCAAGTCTCTAAAAATAAAGCAAGATGGACAAGGCTACATTTGGTTACCAATAGCTCCTGAGGGCTATAAACCTGTTGGCCATGTTGTCACCACCTCACCAGAGAAGCCTTCCCTTGACAAAATCAGGTGTGTTAGATCAGACCTCACTGATGAATGCACAACATGTCATTCAATGAAGCTTTGGAGAACAGAAAACAAGAGGTTCAATGTGTATGATGTTAGGCCAATCAAGAGAGGCATTGAAGCTCAAGGGGTTAGTGTAGGAACCTTCCTAGCTCAAAGTGGAGGAGGGACTAATTCCAAAGCTTTACCTATTTCTTGTTTGAAAAATACCAAGGGTAGCTTTTCTTACATGCCCAATTTATCCCAAATTAAGGCAATGATCAAGGCATATTCCCCATATATGTACTTGCATCCTATGGAGGAGTACCTCCCTTCCTCTGTGGATTGGTTTTTCACTAATGGAGCAGTACTAATTGAGAAAAGAAAGGGTGTCATAAGGGAGAGTTCAATAGAACCAAATGGCTCTAACCTTCCACAAGGTGGTtccaatgatgatgatgatgttaccTATTGGTTGGACCTGCCTTTGGATGAAACCAAGAGAGTTAGTATAAAGAAAGGAGATTTGGCAAGTTCACAAGCTTATGTTCATGTTAAACCTATGCTAGGTGGGACTTTCACTGACATTGTAATGTGGATTTTCTACCCATTTAATGGGGGTGCAAGGGCAAAAGTGGCATGCACCAACATTCCACTAAGGACCAAAGGGGAACATGTGGGGGATTGGGAGCATTTGACATTAAGGGTAAGCAACTTTAATGGAGAATTATGGAGGGTTTATTTCTCACAACACAGTGAGGGTAAATGGGTGGATGCATCTGAGCTTGAGTTCCAAAATGGTAATAGACCCGCGGCTTATTCTTCCTTGCATGGCCATGCCTTGTTCCCAAAACCTGGCCTTGTTATGCAAGGGATGAGAGGGTTAGGTGTAAGGAATGATGCAGCTAGAAGTGATGCAGTCATGGATATGGCAACTTGGTTTGAAATAGTTGCTGCTGAATATTTGGGGTCACAAATTAGAGAGCCACCATGGTTAAATTATTGGATGAATTGGGGTCCAAAGGAAGGGCCCAAGGGTCCAAAGCAGAAGGATATGTGGAAAGGAGATGAACGGTAA